From Prochlorococcus sp. MIT 1223, the proteins below share one genomic window:
- a CDS encoding ABC transporter ATP-binding protein: protein MNPIYSRTFNQIKELWSHLYFHRKLQIFCLLGFMLISGLAEIISLASVMPFIMVLTKPDNVKTIPYLKSIFLFFNIEGSNEIFITVTIIFAFTIILAAIIRVINLWLNTRLSASIGTEVTNKLYKIVLNEPYSLHVKRNSNSVINLILKDAQSASASIGYVLQLSTGLIAVLAISITIFYIDYIFAISSISLFALCYIVIAFTVRPRLTRNSSEIVKYTTRVIGVVQESIGAIRDVILSGNQSIYSSIHIKAEYNVAKSIGNSIVLGSSPKFIVEAVGLTGIAIFSLIISLQNKSNSNLLPLIGTMALAAQRILPAMQQVYYNWSGVKSVDKALDNILTLLRKDYLFSDNQVSKSLSEIKFDSKIDVDGLYFRFNERNKYIIKGINLTIKKGEIIGIMGKTGSGKSTFMDLLMGLLVPEKGSISVDGINLNQNINSNQLLSWQRSISHVPQTIFLGDCSIIENIAFGIPENEMSFKKVIECAKLARLNEFIEGLEEGYNTYVGERGIRLSGGQRQRIGIARALYKDSKILFLDEATSALDEKTESEVMEAINNVKEDITIIIIAHRLKSLSICDRVIRMDNGIVKEIVTPEEILT from the coding sequence TTGAATCCTATTTATAGCAGAACTTTTAATCAAATAAAAGAACTTTGGTCTCACCTTTATTTTCATAGAAAACTTCAAATATTCTGCCTTCTTGGCTTTATGTTAATTAGTGGACTTGCAGAAATAATCTCTTTAGCTTCTGTAATGCCTTTTATCATGGTATTGACAAAACCTGATAACGTAAAAACGATACCATATTTAAAATCAATATTTTTATTTTTTAATATTGAAGGTTCAAATGAAATCTTCATCACTGTAACTATTATATTTGCTTTTACTATAATATTAGCAGCTATTATAAGGGTAATAAACTTATGGCTAAATACAAGGCTCTCTGCATCTATAGGAACTGAGGTAACTAATAAACTATATAAGATAGTCCTTAACGAGCCATATTCTTTGCACGTTAAAAGAAACAGCAACAGTGTGATTAATCTGATTCTAAAGGATGCACAAAGTGCATCAGCTTCTATTGGATATGTTCTGCAATTATCAACTGGTTTGATAGCAGTTCTTGCGATAAGCATTACTATATTTTATATAGATTATATATTCGCTATTTCGTCAATATCTCTATTTGCTCTTTGCTATATTGTAATTGCTTTTACAGTTAGACCAAGGTTAACAAGAAATAGCTCTGAAATAGTAAAGTACACAACAAGAGTTATTGGAGTCGTTCAAGAAAGTATAGGTGCTATTAGGGATGTAATACTCTCTGGCAACCAAAGTATTTATTCTAGTATTCATATAAAAGCAGAGTACAACGTAGCAAAAAGTATTGGTAATAGCATTGTATTAGGTTCGTCACCCAAATTCATAGTTGAAGCAGTTGGTCTAACAGGAATAGCAATTTTTAGTCTCATAATATCTTTACAAAATAAATCAAACTCTAATTTACTTCCATTAATTGGAACAATGGCATTGGCTGCTCAAAGAATCCTACCAGCAATGCAACAAGTTTATTATAATTGGTCAGGAGTGAAGTCAGTAGATAAGGCTCTAGATAATATTCTAACCTTACTGAGAAAGGATTATTTATTTTCAGATAATCAGGTATCAAAATCACTATCTGAAATTAAATTTGACTCTAAGATTGATGTAGATGGCCTATATTTTAGATTTAATGAAAGAAATAAATATATCATTAAAGGTATTAATTTAACCATAAAAAAAGGAGAGATTATTGGGATTATGGGAAAAACCGGCAGTGGTAAAAGCACATTTATGGACTTACTAATGGGACTTCTTGTTCCTGAAAAAGGAAGTATTTCAGTTGATGGTATAAATTTGAATCAAAACATTAATTCCAATCAATTACTTTCATGGCAAAGAAGTATTTCTCATGTACCACAGACAATATTTTTAGGAGATTGTTCAATTATAGAAAATATTGCTTTTGGAATTCCAGAAAATGAAATGTCGTTCAAAAAGGTTATAGAATGTGCAAAACTAGCTAGATTAAATGAATTTATAGAAGGTCTTGAAGAAGGTTATAATACTTATGTAGGAGAAAGAGGTATTAGATTGAGTGGTGGACAAAGGCAAAGGATAGGTATTGCTAGGGCTTTATACAAAGACTCAAAAATATTATTTTTAGATGAAGCAACAAGTGCACTTGACGAAAAAACTGAATCAGAAGTAATGGAAGCAATCAATAATGTTAAGGAAGATATAACTATAATTATAATTGCACATAGACTAAAGAGTCTTTCTATTTGCGACAGAGTTATAAGAATGGATAATGGTATAGTAAAGGAGATTGTTACTCCGGAAGAAATACTTACCTAG
- a CDS encoding 2Fe-2S iron-sulfur cluster-binding protein, producing the protein MKSHTIQIKWPNGVISNAEEDQDWLMLARESSNEIPVGCLNGSCGACEIEVNGEVIRACVSTIKKSKSGILKVNFYQDPYW; encoded by the coding sequence ATGAAATCTCATACTATTCAGATAAAATGGCCTAATGGAGTTATCTCAAATGCAGAAGAGGATCAAGACTGGTTAATGCTAGCGAGAGAGTCAAGCAATGAAATTCCAGTTGGATGCTTAAATGGAAGTTGTGGAGCCTGTGAAATCGAGGTTAATGGGGAAGTAATTAGGGCATGTGTTAGTACAATAAAAAAGTCAAAGAGTGGAATTTTAAAAGTTAATTTCTATCAGGATCCCTATTGGTAA
- a CDS encoding N-acetylneuraminate synthase family protein, giving the protein MSTLRPKDFSGMSNESYIYVIAEIGINHNGSLDTAKELIDLAVEVGCDAVKFQKRTINIVYSESVLNQPRESPWGKTQREQKEGLEFSMEQYEEINRYCKSKNIDWFASSWDKESQRLMRRFDFPFNKIASAMAINKSFVELVASEKKPTFASTGMTKIEEIDWLISVFKKHECPLMLMYTVSTYPSKLEHLNLKCIETLKERYDLPIGYSGHEASVSPSVVAATLGAGAIERHITLDRAMYGSDQAASLEAAGFRQLTQILRNIPMILGDGEKRILREEELIASKLRYWLNE; this is encoded by the coding sequence CCGTCCTAAAGACTTCTCTGGGATGAGTAATGAAAGCTATATCTATGTAATTGCAGAAATTGGTATCAACCATAATGGTTCTTTAGATACCGCAAAAGAATTAATTGACTTAGCTGTAGAAGTTGGCTGTGACGCAGTTAAGTTTCAGAAAAGGACAATTAACATTGTTTATTCTGAATCTGTCTTAAATCAACCTAGAGAAAGTCCCTGGGGAAAAACTCAAAGAGAGCAAAAAGAAGGATTGGAGTTCTCTATGGAGCAATATGAGGAAATAAACAGATATTGCAAAAGCAAAAATATCGACTGGTTTGCTTCCTCCTGGGACAAAGAAAGTCAAAGGTTAATGAGGAGATTTGATTTCCCATTTAATAAAATAGCTTCAGCTATGGCAATCAATAAGTCATTTGTCGAATTAGTAGCATCTGAAAAAAAGCCAACATTTGCATCTACAGGCATGACAAAAATCGAAGAGATAGATTGGCTAATCTCTGTATTTAAAAAACATGAATGTCCTTTGATGTTAATGTACACAGTAAGTACTTATCCATCTAAATTAGAGCATTTAAATTTAAAGTGTATAGAAACTCTTAAAGAAAGATACGATTTACCTATTGGATATAGCGGCCATGAAGCATCTGTTTCTCCTTCAGTTGTAGCAGCAACCCTAGGAGCTGGCGCTATAGAAAGGCACATTACTTTAGATAGAGCGATGTATGGAAGTGACCAAGCGGCTTCTCTTGAGGCTGCTGGATTTAGACAATTAACTCAAATTTTAAGAAACATACCAATGATTCTAGGGGATGGTGAAAAAAGAATCTTGCGAGAGGAAGAGCTGATAGCATCTAAATTACGCTATTGGCTTAATGAATGA
- a CDS encoding 2OG-Fe(II) oxygenase: protein MSSDSKWLEYPFPFKVIDNFLPVDQFKELVSELDQSNNMEMCSFKTPLESKTIYKDLQGKSVSNELVSIMSSKKIKDLLSEQIGGCNILSMGETNGNSGYSPFHITNNNGYLGTHVDHSFIKGGSYRHIANAIFYASSKWDKSWGGHTILFSNNGLIQKVLIDPIPNRMILFIHTANSFHGVKRYYSNSGIKRRTFYHDYYVLDSDINFAMKNINSGRRVKLIHSRHGTTFIPFIPFGLNSIEISKTFNLGNLKYIRVYIIYLIQLLIVRHLQSLKNKIYNFI, encoded by the coding sequence ATGTCTTCCGATTCAAAATGGTTGGAATATCCATTTCCGTTTAAAGTTATTGATAATTTTCTACCAGTAGACCAATTCAAGGAATTAGTATCTGAATTAGATCAGTCTAATAATATGGAAATGTGTAGCTTTAAAACCCCTTTAGAATCTAAGACTATATATAAAGATCTTCAAGGGAAGTCTGTCTCAAATGAACTAGTATCTATAATGTCCTCAAAAAAAATAAAGGACTTATTATCTGAGCAAATAGGTGGCTGTAATATATTGAGTATGGGTGAAACTAATGGTAATTCTGGATATTCTCCTTTTCATATTACTAATAATAATGGATATTTAGGAACACATGTAGACCATTCTTTTATCAAGGGTGGAAGTTATAGGCATATCGCAAATGCAATTTTTTATGCAAGTAGTAAATGGGATAAATCTTGGGGAGGTCACACAATACTCTTTTCTAATAATGGTCTTATTCAAAAAGTGTTAATTGATCCTATCCCTAATAGAATGATACTATTTATCCATACAGCAAATTCATTTCATGGGGTTAAAAGATACTACTCTAATTCGGGCATAAAAAGAAGAACCTTTTATCATGATTACTATGTTCTAGATTCAGATATAAATTTCGCAATGAAAAATATAAACTCAGGTAGAAGAGTAAAATTAATTCATTCTCGACACGGAACAACATTTATCCCCTTTATCCCTTTCGGATTGAATTCTATCGAAATAAGTAAAACATTTAATTTGGGCAACTTAAAGTATATTCGTGTATATATTATATATTTAATTCAGCTTTTAATTGTTAGACATTTACAATCTCTTAAGAATAAAATTTATAATTTTATATAG
- a CDS encoding sugar phosphate isomerase/epimerase: MIKKVGFMQGRLSDPVNGLIQAFPIKDWQDEFKTAEGIGITLMEWTLDSLDLDKNPLLTKEGQRRIVSLIEKYNLRIDSLTGDCFMQNPFWKENPINKEILKNQFIKICKACSKLKIKIIVIPLVDNGSLENKVQEDEVVNYLNQKTKFLESLDIKVAFESDLKPDELKHFIDRFPVNQFGINYDTGNSASMGFDSSEEFSAYGKRIINVHIKDRVLGGQTVPLKEGSVDFDSVFKGLSKINYSGNFILQTARSMDGSHANLIKSYHELTKKYIHKYIST; encoded by the coding sequence ATGATTAAAAAAGTTGGTTTTATGCAAGGTCGTTTATCTGATCCGGTGAATGGATTAATTCAGGCTTTCCCTATTAAGGATTGGCAAGATGAGTTTAAGACAGCAGAGGGTATTGGAATTACTCTTATGGAATGGACATTAGATAGTTTAGATTTAGATAAAAACCCTTTATTAACTAAAGAAGGTCAACGGAGAATAGTTTCATTAATTGAAAAATACAATTTAAGAATAGATTCATTAACTGGTGATTGTTTTATGCAAAACCCATTCTGGAAAGAAAATCCTATCAATAAAGAAATCCTAAAAAATCAATTTATTAAAATATGTAAGGCATGTTCAAAATTAAAAATAAAAATAATTGTTATACCTCTAGTTGATAATGGATCATTAGAAAATAAAGTTCAAGAGGATGAAGTGGTAAATTACTTAAATCAAAAGACTAAGTTTTTAGAATCTTTAGATATTAAAGTTGCCTTTGAATCTGATTTAAAACCAGATGAATTAAAACACTTTATTGATCGATTTCCTGTTAATCAATTTGGAATTAATTATGATACAGGTAATAGTGCATCAATGGGATTTGATAGTTCTGAGGAGTTTTCAGCTTATGGTAAAAGAATTATTAATGTACATATAAAAGATAGGGTTTTAGGTGGCCAAACTGTTCCTTTAAAAGAAGGTTCCGTAGATTTTGATTCTGTTTTTAAAGGGTTATCCAAAATTAACTATTCTGGTAATTTTATATTGCAGACAGCCAGAAGTATGGATGGATCGCATGCTAATTTGATAAAAAGCTATCATGAATTAACTAAGAAATATATTCATAAATATATTTCTACTTGA
- a CDS encoding SDR family oxidoreductase, whose protein sequence is MNLDLKGKTALITGSSKGIGLQIARSLYNQGCNIVLNSRDSDRLKIAIDSLPGSISVIADVTKVSEAKYLTEMTIKAFGKLDILVCNVGNSKSVSPGNESLEDWKTMMNDNLYSTTNMVEASINYLEKTKGNIICISSICGNETIPGAPITYSTAKAALNKYVRGISRNLAQKSVRINAISPGNIYFEGSTWDLKIKSDPKIVEQMLNNEVPMKTFGKPDDIANLVCYLASPFSSFMTGSIITLDGGQIRG, encoded by the coding sequence ATGAATCTTGATCTCAAAGGAAAGACAGCTCTTATAACTGGTTCCTCTAAGGGCATAGGACTTCAGATTGCAAGGTCACTTTATAATCAGGGATGCAATATTGTATTAAACTCAAGAGATTCAGATAGATTAAAGATAGCAATTGATTCATTGCCTGGTTCTATCTCTGTTATAGCAGATGTAACTAAAGTCTCAGAGGCTAAATATCTAACCGAAATGACAATAAAAGCTTTTGGCAAACTAGATATTCTTGTATGTAATGTAGGCAATAGTAAATCAGTTTCACCTGGCAATGAATCTTTAGAAGATTGGAAGACTATGATGAATGATAATTTATATAGTACTACTAATATGGTAGAAGCATCTATTAATTATCTTGAGAAAACCAAAGGAAATATAATTTGCATTTCATCAATATGTGGAAATGAGACTATCCCTGGAGCTCCTATTACTTACTCAACAGCAAAAGCAGCTTTAAATAAATATGTAAGAGGAATTTCTAGAAATCTTGCGCAAAAAAGTGTGAGAATTAATGCTATTTCACCAGGAAATATATATTTTGAGGGGTCTACATGGGATTTAAAAATAAAGTCAGACCCCAAAATTGTCGAACAAATGCTAAATAATGAGGTTCCTATGAAAACTTTTGGTAAGCCTGATGATATTGCAAATCTGGTTTGTTATCTAGCCTCTCCTTTTTCTAGCTTTATGACTGGTTCTATAATAACTTTGGATGGAGGTCAGATTAGAGGATGA
- a CDS encoding cytidylyltransferase domain-containing protein: MKDKVDLIIQARIGSKRLPGKSLFDLAGETLVGRILERVSRCKLLDDIVLAIPDTKENLPLVDIADKFQVKLYAGSENDLVERYYQAAKLENSTFICRLPADNATPEPSEIDRIIQYHLSLNNKGFSSNLSQINGSGYPDGIGTEIFHFDYLEQIREMDLDIIKREHLHLNFFDYKNQKAMDEEWCPINTIKCPIAFRRPDLVLDVNTYNDYLFMKELYEYLYPINPMFNIVDIINWYDNVYLNH; the protein is encoded by the coding sequence ATGAAAGACAAAGTAGATCTTATTATTCAAGCTAGGATCGGTTCAAAACGTCTTCCTGGTAAAAGCTTATTTGACCTAGCTGGAGAAACATTAGTTGGCAGAATTCTAGAGAGAGTTTCTAGATGTAAGCTTTTGGATGATATAGTCCTTGCAATCCCAGATACAAAAGAAAATTTACCTTTAGTAGATATAGCTGATAAATTTCAAGTTAAGCTATATGCAGGTTCAGAAAATGATTTAGTTGAAAGATATTATCAAGCTGCTAAATTAGAAAATTCAACTTTCATTTGTAGATTACCAGCGGATAATGCAACACCTGAACCATCAGAAATTGATAGGATAATTCAATATCATCTGTCATTAAATAATAAAGGTTTCTCTAGCAATCTTTCTCAAATAAATGGATCTGGTTATCCCGATGGCATAGGAACAGAAATATTTCACTTTGATTATTTGGAGCAAATAAGAGAAATGGATTTAGACATAATCAAAAGAGAGCACTTACATTTAAATTTCTTTGATTATAAAAATCAAAAGGCAATGGATGAGGAATGGTGCCCAATAAATACTATAAAATGCCCTATAGCTTTTAGACGGCCTGATTTGGTGCTAGATGTTAATACATATAATGATTATTTATTTATGAAAGAGCTTTATGAGTATTTATATCCAATAAATCCAATGTTTAATATAGTTGATATTATAAACTGGTATGACAACGTTTACCTAAATCATTAA
- a CDS encoding SIS domain-containing protein, which translates to MKTYIFDIDGTICSNTNGEYQLAEPYKERIDFINKLYNEGNTIKYFTARGSTTGINWYELTENQLLGWGALHHELILNKPDGDIYIDDKAFNCNQWLFPSQNTPNNNSENKSFFKGYIQNHIEVMNKLLTDQIINKQIDSLCLKIKETFKKGGKLIFAGNGGSFSDSQHLVAEFVCRFSTDRIPLPAIALGTNSSNLTAIGNDYGFEYVFSRELESLGNHNDLLIAFTTSGNSENIVNLIEKAKSIKIPFYILTGQSGGKLSRYRESTIKAPSEETAIIQQIHIVLGHIICQNVEIPYI; encoded by the coding sequence ATGAAAACCTATATATTTGATATAGATGGGACTATTTGTAGTAATACAAATGGCGAATATCAATTAGCAGAACCCTATAAGGAGAGAATAGATTTCATTAATAAACTCTACAATGAAGGTAATACTATTAAATATTTTACAGCTAGAGGTTCTACTACTGGCATTAACTGGTACGAGTTAACTGAGAATCAACTTCTGGGATGGGGGGCATTACACCATGAATTAATACTAAATAAACCAGATGGAGATATTTATATAGATGATAAGGCATTTAATTGTAACCAATGGTTATTTCCATCACAAAATACCCCTAATAATAACTCCGAGAATAAATCCTTCTTCAAAGGATACATACAAAATCACATCGAAGTAATGAATAAGCTTCTTACTGATCAAATAATTAATAAACAAATTGATAGCCTATGTTTAAAAATAAAAGAAACCTTTAAGAAAGGCGGGAAGCTTATATTTGCAGGAAATGGAGGGAGTTTTTCTGATTCGCAGCATCTAGTAGCAGAATTTGTTTGTAGGTTCTCTACAGATAGAATCCCTTTACCAGCAATTGCACTCGGTACAAATAGCAGCAACCTTACTGCAATAGGAAATGATTATGGCTTTGAATATGTCTTCTCTAGAGAACTGGAATCTCTGGGTAATCATAATGACTTGTTAATTGCCTTCACAACAAGTGGCAATAGTGAGAATATTGTAAACCTAATAGAAAAAGCAAAATCTATAAAAATACCTTTTTATATTCTAACCGGGCAATCAGGTGGAAAGTTATCAAGATATAGGGAATCTACAATAAAAGCCCCTTCTGAGGAAACAGCTATTATTCAACAAATTCATATTGTATTAGGTCATATAATATGCCAAAATGTTGAAATACCTTACATATAA
- a CDS encoding phytanoyl-CoA dioxygenase family protein: MKIRIIKPKYLINILKTIISYLIYKSSLRFRESYIQKEYKINNNNINIKIDINQLKEKGYIVIPKYFSEKACEDIRIDIKDSIEKYPDYTHSGEDKRIFGIDCLSKSCKIFHDDSNFREISKFNNRELSYCAFTLGGHLKSGNSGSSGGGWHRDAFFNQFKAMIYLSDVDLHNGPFEILPGSHKIFNLISSLSSGSLNYNQYRIQNRQVEKIENNGLKRDTIIAKAGTVVLFNSATIHRGRPITTGERFTLTNYYYPISRDYDDLVEQFWPVIKNQNISYNK; this comes from the coding sequence ATGAAAATTAGAATTATTAAACCCAAATACTTAATAAATATATTAAAAACTATTATCTCATACTTGATTTATAAGTCTAGTCTAAGATTTAGAGAATCATATATTCAAAAAGAATATAAAATAAATAATAATAATATAAATATTAAAATTGACATAAATCAGTTAAAAGAAAAGGGATATATAGTTATACCTAAATACTTTTCAGAAAAAGCTTGTGAAGATATAAGAATAGACATTAAAGATTCAATCGAAAAATATCCAGACTATACACACTCTGGAGAAGATAAAAGAATATTTGGAATAGATTGCTTATCTAAATCATGCAAGATTTTCCATGATGACAGTAATTTTCGAGAGATTTCCAAATTTAATAATAGAGAATTATCATATTGTGCTTTTACTCTAGGTGGCCACTTAAAATCAGGTAACAGTGGTTCTTCAGGAGGAGGATGGCATAGAGATGCTTTCTTTAATCAATTTAAAGCAATGATTTACCTTAGTGACGTAGATTTACATAATGGACCTTTTGAAATACTACCTGGTTCTCATAAGATATTTAATCTGATCTCAAGCTTAAGCTCTGGAAGCTTAAATTATAATCAATACCGTATTCAAAATAGACAAGTAGAGAAGATAGAGAACAACGGTTTAAAAAGAGATACAATCATTGCTAAGGCTGGGACTGTAGTACTATTTAACTCTGCAACAATTCATAGAGGTAGGCCTATAACTACTGGTGAAAGGTTCACATTAACCAACTACTACTATCCGATTTCAAGGGATTATGATGATTTGGTTGAACAATTCTGGCCTGTAATTAAAAACCAAAATATTAGTTATAATAAATAG
- a CDS encoding aminotransferase class IV — protein sequence MKASEISQQRVVYFNGKFVPESEARISIYDSALMFGDMVFEMTRSFNKVQFKLKEHIERLYSGLKIFRIPIDLSPDQLEAACYKTIEMNENLFAPNDEHRLMIDVSRGLLGIYESIEGLHKGTNVIIADFPLRWTVSSMANLFSTGINAVITSQRAIPANLLDPKIKNRSRVHYLMANIEVSEVKGSNNWALLLDPDGFVAEGTGDNFFIIKDGIVITPEGRNILRGISRDYVMQELCKQLDLKVQEKNIDQYDIYNADEAFMTGTPFCMLPVTSLNGNPIKDGKVGEHFLRLIRKWGDNTNVNIIDQITEWSLESKATASSPTPYKFVQDD from the coding sequence ATGAAGGCTTCTGAGATCTCGCAACAAAGGGTTGTTTACTTTAATGGCAAATTTGTTCCTGAATCTGAAGCTAGAATTTCTATTTATGATTCGGCTTTAATGTTTGGTGATATGGTCTTTGAAATGACCAGATCATTCAATAAGGTTCAATTTAAACTAAAGGAGCATATAGAAAGATTATATTCAGGCCTAAAGATTTTCAGGATACCAATAGACCTTTCTCCTGATCAGTTAGAGGCTGCTTGTTATAAAACGATAGAAATGAATGAAAATTTATTTGCTCCCAATGATGAACATCGCTTGATGATTGATGTTTCTAGAGGCTTGCTTGGTATTTATGAGAGCATAGAGGGTTTGCACAAGGGGACAAATGTCATCATTGCTGATTTTCCACTTCGTTGGACTGTCTCATCTATGGCAAATTTATTTTCAACTGGTATAAATGCAGTAATTACTTCTCAGAGAGCTATTCCTGCAAATCTTTTAGATCCAAAAATAAAAAATAGAAGTAGGGTTCATTACTTAATGGCAAATATTGAGGTTTCAGAAGTTAAAGGGTCTAATAATTGGGCATTATTACTTGATCCAGATGGGTTTGTTGCGGAAGGTACAGGAGATAATTTTTTTATAATTAAGGATGGTATTGTAATAACGCCTGAAGGAAGAAATATTTTAAGAGGTATCTCAAGGGATTATGTTATGCAAGAATTATGCAAACAATTAGATCTTAAAGTTCAAGAAAAGAATATTGATCAATATGATATTTATAATGCTGATGAAGCTTTTATGACCGGAACACCTTTTTGTATGCTCCCTGTAACCTCATTAAATGGAAATCCTATAAAGGATGGAAAAGTTGGAGAACATTTCTTAAGGTTGATTAGAAAATGGGGAGATAATACTAATGTAAACATAATTGATCAAATTACTGAATGGAGCTTAGAAAGTAAAGCAACAGCTTCAAGTCCCACTCCCTATAAGTTTGTCCAAGATGATTAA
- a CDS encoding glycosyltransferase, which produces MHFLSDLTIVIPSTINKVVNSWIDQVNNYSLCGIKIIIVIPPNLNPQEIYKKGFSKEILIIRSEKKGQVWQRQYAYKYCKTKFVILMDDDIFFSKEYIEILLKEIYKLPEKSCIAPRLNKRLVKNQKSTMLANIRNISLYFSLRPLPGTISLTSFSVPHYLIDYQRIETLKEVDWLAGGIILLRKSDLILENYFPFNGKAYCEDLIHSYLLKKRGVRLYLINNCSYITNLDSYINFKPIEFLDYIYHDFIARNYYRNIIRNPILPFLLAYISILFNFFINKSIDCLCNLIGYFNFKD; this is translated from the coding sequence ATGCATTTTTTAAGCGATTTAACTATAGTTATTCCTTCTACTATTAATAAAGTTGTCAATAGTTGGATAGATCAAGTTAATAATTATTCTCTGTGTGGAATTAAAATAATTATAGTAATCCCTCCAAACCTAAATCCTCAAGAAATCTATAAGAAGGGATTCTCTAAAGAGATTTTAATAATCAGGTCAGAAAAAAAAGGACAGGTTTGGCAAAGGCAATATGCCTATAAATACTGTAAAACTAAATTTGTAATACTTATGGACGATGATATTTTTTTTAGCAAAGAATATATTGAAATTTTACTAAAAGAGATTTATAAATTGCCAGAAAAATCTTGTATAGCTCCGCGCTTGAATAAAAGGTTAGTTAAGAATCAAAAATCGACAATGCTCGCTAATATAAGAAATATTAGCTTATATTTTTCTTTAAGACCACTTCCAGGAACGATTTCTTTAACAAGTTTCTCAGTTCCACACTACTTAATAGACTATCAAAGGATAGAAACTCTAAAAGAGGTTGATTGGCTTGCCGGAGGTATTATTCTCTTAAGAAAATCTGATCTTATATTAGAAAACTATTTCCCCTTTAATGGAAAAGCATATTGCGAAGACTTGATACATAGCTACTTACTTAAAAAGAGAGGAGTAAGATTATATTTAATAAATAATTGTAGCTATATAACTAATCTAGATTCTTATATAAATTTTAAACCAATTGAATTTCTAGATTATATTTATCATGATTTTATTGCTCGTAATTATTATAGGAATATAATAAGAAATCCAATATTACCATTTCTATTGGCCTATATATCTATTTTATTTAATTTCTTTATAAATAAATCCATAGATTGCTTATGTAATTTGATAGGTTATTTTAACTTTAAGGATTGA